The Acropora palmata chromosome 3, jaAcrPala1.3, whole genome shotgun sequence nucleotide sequence AACCACCCTGAATGAGTCCACAAGAAGTGTTACAGGTGTGATTACATTCCAAAAAATTCATACAGTCTTATTTATTTGATTGTGTGGAATAAGGAAGGAGGGGTGATGCTTAGTAACTTTTCTTGCTTGGAAAAAGGGGCTTGGGCTTACATGAGAGTTGTCGGGTAGGGTCTTAATTATTGAGGATTTATGGTAagttacataaaaaaaagatgcaTTAAAACTAACAATACCAATAAATATAATACACAAAAAGAGAGAGTTCTcaaatcctgaaaaaaaaattgttttctgaaTGGGGTTAttttcatcattgtcatcaacTGTACATCTGTTGTTTCCATGGAGAAAAAGGTGATTGCCCAATCCATTGCATTTGCCTCAAAGGAGGGTGAAAAGTTGTACCAGTATGTAGGGCTTACATGACAGAAGTAGAAAATCATCAGTAGTAAATGATAGGAAACCCATTACTCGGGTTTTCGCCATTGGtcaatcaataattattagagtGCAGTTTACATGAAAGTCAAATTGAACTAGTGCATTTGTGACTGCTAGCTAGtaatcaattattattgttttattccTTCACCAGGCCAGTCATCTCCCCTTCTGTTCTGTGCGGGTGGATCTTTCCTAAAATAAAGTCACCAGTATCATAACATTTTGAATTCAATTTAGAATCTTCGCTTGTTTCTGTGTTCCCTGTGCCAGCAGTCTTGTTTAGCTCAATCATATCTTGCATAACTCCACTTTGGGTTGCTTTTGCATCGTTGACTTCAGGTTCAGCCTCCTTTTGACTTCGACAATTCGTGAACTCGTTGTCTTTGTCTTCAACACTATCTTCGTTCACAAGGTTTCTCTCAAAACCAAAGCCCTCCACTTCGCCGCCCTGAAGTGACAGCCAAACATTCTTGGTGAATTCATCATAATTTTCAGATTCGGAGTCAAACAAGACACTCAAAGGATCTTCTAAGTTTGGATTGTAGAGTAAAAATAACAACCCCTGCACACAGTCCTCTAAACTGTTAGTTGCGTTCCATTCTTCGAACAAATTCAAGCAGACTTCTCCACTGCCGTGGTCAATGTTTGGATGGTAAATTCGTGTTTCACACGTAACGCTGGGAGCTGCATAGGGGTAGTCTTCCAGATTCACTTGAAACTTGAATCTGCCACCGCAGTAAACACCGTCGTTTGGAATAATTTCGACTTGAAAAGCTTGTAAGTTTTCTTCATAATGACAGACCTCAGCCTGATTGTCTGAAAAGCTGGCGATGCTTTTCATCAGCTTGTGGAAATCTTTAGCCAATGATCCACACATCTCGAGCTCAACAGCGAACGGCAAACGTGAAACCTCAAAATGTTTTCCTTAAAGTTCaaaactttttcacttcttctcTGTAGTGTAAGTTCAACATTTAACGATTATCGCTAAAAGACGTTGTTTTGATCTTTTATATTATGCCAACACTGGAAACTTTATGTTTGATGGTGCAACAACGACGCAACAACGTGTACAAGTGATTCCGCATCAAGCACCAATCAGCGGAAAGCACGATTGCATCATTCTATCAGGGAATACCCCATAAGAAAGCAGACTGcaggatttaaaaaaattagtcACAACTCCAAGTTTAGTATGGTTAATAAATTTCTAATGAAGGGCGATCTACCAAGgagcaacttttttttattaataaacGATCTGGACATCGAAAATCAGGGCAATTGGtaagattttaaaataatctgATAACAACTCTTGTCCTGTACAAAGCCGTTTAGAATCCGTTTTTAACCTTAAAAAGTACATTTCACTCGAGATTCACAATAATATCTGCATAGAAAACAGGATTATTACATACTATTTAACCGACGATTGTTATTTATTCAACTGATTTAAGCAAGCTAATATGTGGACGAGATGT carries:
- the LOC141877297 gene encoding NEDD8-conjugating enzyme Ubc12-like, encoding MCGSLAKDFHKLMKSIASFSDNQAEVCHYEENLQAFQVEIIPNDGVYCGGRFKFQVNLEDYPYAAPSVTCETRIYHPNIDHGSGEVCLNLFEEWNATNSLEDCVQGLLFLLYNPNLEDPLSVLFDSESENYDEFTKNVWLSLQGGEVEGFGFERNLVNEDSVEDKDNEFTNCRSQKEAEPEVNDAKATQSGVMQDMIELNKTAGTGNTETSEDSKLNSKCYDTGDFILGKIHPHRTEGEMTGLVKE